Proteins found in one Toxotes jaculatrix isolate fToxJac2 chromosome 18, fToxJac2.pri, whole genome shotgun sequence genomic segment:
- the tmem100a gene encoding transmembrane protein 100, whose translation MPEEAHEDAMRTPATPEKPGNNERPAAAVTMVNIPLVNEVQLTAATGGTELSCYRCTIPFGVVVLIAGIVVTAVAYSFNSHGSTISYFGLVLLSAGLALLAASAVCWKVRLERKKERRRESQTTLVANQRSIFT comes from the coding sequence ATGCCAGAAGAAGCCCATGAGGACGCCATGAGAACGCCTGCGACCCCAGAGAAGCCCGGTAACAACGAGCGCCCTGCAGCCGCTGTGACGATGGTAAACATCCCCCTGGTCAATGAAGTCCAGCTGACTGCAGCCACCGGTGGGACGGAGCTGTCCTGCTATCGCTGCACCATCCCGTTCGGCGTGGTGGTGCTCATCGCGGGCATCGTGGTCACCGCCGTGGCCTACAGCTTCAACTCACATGGATCCACCATCTCTTACTTTGGCCTGGTGCTCCTCTCGGCCGGACTGGCGCTCTTAGCGGCCAGCGCCGTCTGCTGGAAGGTGAGactggagaggaagaaggagaggcgACGGGAGAGTCAAACCACCCTGGTCGCGAACCAGAGGAGTATTTTCACCTGA